In the Anguilla anguilla isolate fAngAng1 chromosome 7, fAngAng1.pri, whole genome shotgun sequence genome, one interval contains:
- the larp7 gene encoding la-related protein 7 isoform X2: protein MINTEKKPTGGDASAKEASEKKKESEKKKRSRVKQLLADVKKQVEFWFGDVNLHKDRFLRQLVEQSRDGYVDISVLATFNRMKKMTTDVKLIARALKNSSVVEVNLEGTKIRRQHPLGEEPKNVDERTVYVELLPKNVTHSWIERVFGKWGTVVYISVPRYKSTGQPKGFAFIEFETEEQAQKATEMLNNPPEDAPRKPGIFPKTKKNKPVALPGPEDTPLEEKKKKKRKKSRAGRKESTTQPVPETKEQEAVAETEPSDRKRKRAAEGPESEGQDAPKDPAKREKKRRRSQSVEGSRADTQGETPAKMKKMAEVEEDPKESEEAENEVKDSAEGEKEKEEDEEDGKKEDSLLKAKRKRKKKHKERPKIGEEVIPLRVLSKKDWLDLKREYVTLQKRSMATLKKSMVSQKGNGEMELGSTVESKQTADMNNKQERVCDKEASLGPQFESGVIVKITHSQPLPGRKCIKDALSEVSAVVYVDILEGDAEGHVRFKTPEDAKAVITARSEIQRRHSWRLEILSGDNEQRYWQKILVDRQAKLNRPRDKKRGTEKLIAKAEKIITAQAKEASKHIRFLED, encoded by the exons ATGATTAACACCGAGAAGAAACCTACGGGAGGTGATGCTTCTGCGAAGGAGGCCAGcgaaaagaagaaggagagtgagaagaagaagaggtcACGGGTGAAACAGCTGCTGGCAGATGTGAAGAAGCAGGTGGAATTCTGGTTTGGGGATGTCAACCTCCACAAGGACAGGTTCCTGAGACAGCTTGTTGAGCAATCAAGAGATGGTT ATGTAGATATTTCTGTGTTAGCCACCTTCAATCGAATGAAAAAGATGACGACTGATGTCAAGTTGATTGCAAGGGCCCTTAAAAACTCAAGTGTAGTCGAG GTGAACCTTGAGGGAACAAAAATAAGACGACAGCATCCACTAGGAGAGGAGCCAAAAAATGTGGACGAGCGCACCGTCTACGTG GAACTGCTGCCCAAGAATGTGACACACAGCTGGATAGAGCGGGTGTTCGGCAAGTGGGGGACCGTAGTTTACATCAGCGTCCCGAGATACAAGTCCACTGGACAGCCAAAGGGATTCGCGTTCATCGAGTTTGAGACGGAGGAACAGGCGCAGAAAGCCACTGAG ATGCTGAATAACCCTCCCGAAGATGCTCCCCGGAAGCCGGGCATCTTCCCCAAGACCAAGAAGAACAAGCCCGTTGCCCTCCCAGGCCCGGAGGACACCCCACTCG aagagaagaagaagaagaagaggaagaagtcTCGTGCTGGTCGGAAGGAGAGCACCACTCAGCCAGTGCCCGAGACCAAAGAGCAGGAAGCCGTGGCGGAGACAGAGCCCTccgacaggaagaggaaacgtGCAGCGGAGGGCCCGGAGTCTGAGGGCCAGGATGCACCGAAGGACCCAGCCAAGcgggagaagaagaggaggcgGTCTCAGAGCGTAGAGGGGTCCAGGGCCGACACGCAGGGCGAGACGCCCGCCAAGATGAAGAAGATGGCCGAGGTAGAGGAGGACCCCAAGGAAAGCGAGGAGGCCGAAAATGAGGTCAAAG ATTCTGCTGAAggtgagaaggagaaagaggaagatgaagaggacGGGAAGAAGGAGGACTCTCTGTTGAAGgccaagaggaagaggaagaagaagcacAAGGAGCGACCCAAGATTGGCGAAGAGGTCATTCCCCTCCGCGTTCTTTCCAA GAAAGACTGGCTGGACTTGAAGCGGGAGTACGTAACGCTGCAGAAACGTAGCATGGCCACTCTCAAGAAGTCCATGGTCAGCCAGAAGGGTAATGGAGAAATGGAGCTTGGCTCCACCGTGGAGAGCAAACAGACTGCCG ACATGAACAATAAGCAGGAGCGTGTGTGCGACAAAGAGGCGTCCCTCGGCCCCCAGTTTGAGAGCGGCGTCATCGTGAAGATCACGCACAGCCAGCCACTACCAGGAAGGAAGTGTATCAAG GATGCCCTGTCGGAGGTGTCTGCTGTCGTGTACGTAGACATTCTGGAGGGGGATGCGGAGGGGCACGTCCGTTTCAAAACCCCCGAAGATGCCAAGGCAGTGATCACGGCTCGCTCCGAGATCCAGAGGAGGCACAGCTGGAGACTGGAGATCCTCTCTG GTGACAATGAACAAAGATACTGGCAGAAGATTTTGGTGGACCGGCAAGCTAAACTTAATCGTCCGAGGGACAAAAAAAGAGGCACAGAAAAG TTGATTGCGAAGGCAGAGAAAATAATCACAGCCCAAGCAAAGGAGGCCAGTAAGCACATCCGCTTCCTGGAAGACTGA
- the larp7 gene encoding la-related protein 7 isoform X1 translates to MINTEKKPTGGDASAKEASEKKKESEKKKRSRVKQLLADVKKQVEFWFGDVNLHKDRFLRQLVEQSRDGYVDISVLATFNRMKKMTTDVKLIARALKNSSVVEVNLEGTKIRRQHPLGEEPKNVDERTVYVELLPKNVTHSWIERVFGKWGTVVYISVPRYKSTGQPKGFAFIEFETEEQAQKATEMLNNPPEDAPRKPGIFPKTKKNKPVALPGPEDTPLEEKKKKKRKKSRAGRKESTTQPVPETKEQEAVAETEPSDRKRKRAAEGPESEGQDAPKDPAKREKKRRRSQSVEGSRADTQGETPAKMKKMAEVEEDPKESEEAENEVKVDSAEGEKEKEEDEEDGKKEDSLLKAKRKRKKKHKERPKIGEEVIPLRVLSKKDWLDLKREYVTLQKRSMATLKKSMVSQKGNGEMELGSTVESKQTADMNNKQERVCDKEASLGPQFESGVIVKITHSQPLPGRKCIKDALSEVSAVVYVDILEGDAEGHVRFKTPEDAKAVITARSEIQRRHSWRLEILSGDNEQRYWQKILVDRQAKLNRPRDKKRGTEKLIAKAEKIITAQAKEASKHIRFLED, encoded by the exons ATGATTAACACCGAGAAGAAACCTACGGGAGGTGATGCTTCTGCGAAGGAGGCCAGcgaaaagaagaaggagagtgagaagaagaagaggtcACGGGTGAAACAGCTGCTGGCAGATGTGAAGAAGCAGGTGGAATTCTGGTTTGGGGATGTCAACCTCCACAAGGACAGGTTCCTGAGACAGCTTGTTGAGCAATCAAGAGATGGTT ATGTAGATATTTCTGTGTTAGCCACCTTCAATCGAATGAAAAAGATGACGACTGATGTCAAGTTGATTGCAAGGGCCCTTAAAAACTCAAGTGTAGTCGAG GTGAACCTTGAGGGAACAAAAATAAGACGACAGCATCCACTAGGAGAGGAGCCAAAAAATGTGGACGAGCGCACCGTCTACGTG GAACTGCTGCCCAAGAATGTGACACACAGCTGGATAGAGCGGGTGTTCGGCAAGTGGGGGACCGTAGTTTACATCAGCGTCCCGAGATACAAGTCCACTGGACAGCCAAAGGGATTCGCGTTCATCGAGTTTGAGACGGAGGAACAGGCGCAGAAAGCCACTGAG ATGCTGAATAACCCTCCCGAAGATGCTCCCCGGAAGCCGGGCATCTTCCCCAAGACCAAGAAGAACAAGCCCGTTGCCCTCCCAGGCCCGGAGGACACCCCACTCG aagagaagaagaagaagaagaggaagaagtcTCGTGCTGGTCGGAAGGAGAGCACCACTCAGCCAGTGCCCGAGACCAAAGAGCAGGAAGCCGTGGCGGAGACAGAGCCCTccgacaggaagaggaaacgtGCAGCGGAGGGCCCGGAGTCTGAGGGCCAGGATGCACCGAAGGACCCAGCCAAGcgggagaagaagaggaggcgGTCTCAGAGCGTAGAGGGGTCCAGGGCCGACACGCAGGGCGAGACGCCCGCCAAGATGAAGAAGATGGCCGAGGTAGAGGAGGACCCCAAGGAAAGCGAGGAGGCCGAAAATGAGGTCAAAG TAGATTCTGCTGAAggtgagaaggagaaagaggaagatgaagaggacGGGAAGAAGGAGGACTCTCTGTTGAAGgccaagaggaagaggaagaagaagcacAAGGAGCGACCCAAGATTGGCGAAGAGGTCATTCCCCTCCGCGTTCTTTCCAA GAAAGACTGGCTGGACTTGAAGCGGGAGTACGTAACGCTGCAGAAACGTAGCATGGCCACTCTCAAGAAGTCCATGGTCAGCCAGAAGGGTAATGGAGAAATGGAGCTTGGCTCCACCGTGGAGAGCAAACAGACTGCCG ACATGAACAATAAGCAGGAGCGTGTGTGCGACAAAGAGGCGTCCCTCGGCCCCCAGTTTGAGAGCGGCGTCATCGTGAAGATCACGCACAGCCAGCCACTACCAGGAAGGAAGTGTATCAAG GATGCCCTGTCGGAGGTGTCTGCTGTCGTGTACGTAGACATTCTGGAGGGGGATGCGGAGGGGCACGTCCGTTTCAAAACCCCCGAAGATGCCAAGGCAGTGATCACGGCTCGCTCCGAGATCCAGAGGAGGCACAGCTGGAGACTGGAGATCCTCTCTG GTGACAATGAACAAAGATACTGGCAGAAGATTTTGGTGGACCGGCAAGCTAAACTTAATCGTCCGAGGGACAAAAAAAGAGGCACAGAAAAG TTGATTGCGAAGGCAGAGAAAATAATCACAGCCCAAGCAAAGGAGGCCAGTAAGCACATCCGCTTCCTGGAAGACTGA
- the LOC118231187 gene encoding NACHT, LRR and PYD domains-containing protein 3-like, protein MAADIFAVSLPVQEGSYQRSLRELRVRLVDQLEEHISSLIEQLLLGEIFSRDDREDVLCEPGPRARVRKVLDILDCKGEEAASSFLSMCRHLQEAGRQPTQQTQSAGYRKVIQKHKQTLKRRSESMLFYNTRHGEKILFSEHYVNLLLVKGHHSLEVKKHEILAFGQQRISLQHQAPEQRVIKPAQLFSDMAASQPAKKILVTGVAGIGKTVLVQKILCDFGNNQGYFNFDFVIHLTFRDLNLISKPISLRELVLRKNGYLAKELDNIFANDDKLLFVLDGFDEFKHYRGCDVEEFVTEEDEEGEVVQIFASLMQGELLPEASVVLTSRPTAVSYIPIGCIDCFALITGFSMAEIRDFFLKYFQEEGLALRMFEVVRANELMLTLCFIPGFCYIVCSILRDSDGFSGRSPKTMTDIYTQYLVALLRSHTQNRAGSAHDVSAEEECLEQLSDTVLSLGRLAYQKLLAHETLFYSRTSEVRQLAGNNLVSTFLDKTSIQEPGCNEDVYSFTHFTVQEFFAALYYVLEEHPSPDILEAEVNLGREASTGYLDLFRRFLSGLLSERNQQLLSRHVRMGTSRKAESYLPRLLRDIQSLCENGAFILNHLHCFFEQQDVTLAQALHPMDLRINVSDDNLSPMDYGVIKYFLNLMYGNISELDLTGTNLNTESMTALKPYLFRCQKLWLGENNLDIEAMQILAEVLQSTNNMMHLGLGWTNIGDEELLVLADALKTNQALQGLWLEGNNITFRGLSALTDFPQFSLHKVIVIWNNLSEEEAEKLNSICHRECFIAGFTKDNTWEGWGDWVLQRCQVSNNEKLVTFLNKVCNIPIYCMEIGWVERFYRKLTEMIRARIDLCSEEDVRRKLVKFLDILDL, encoded by the exons ATGGCCGCAGATATATTTGCTGTATCACTTCCTGTTCAAGAAGGGTCCTACCAGAGGTCGCTGAGAGAGCTCCGGGTACGCCTGGTGGACCAGCTGGAAGAGCACATCAGCTCCCTCATTGAACAGCTGCTCCTCGGGGAGATCTTCTCCAGGGACGATCGCGAGGATGTGCTCTGTGAGCCAGGGCCCCGAGCCAGAGTCCGGAAAGTTCTGGACATTCTGGACTGTAAGGGGGAGGAGGCTGCCAGCTCATTCCTCTCCATGTGTAGGCATCTGCAGGAGGCAGGGAGACAACCCACTCAACAGACACAGTCTGCTG gcTACCGTAAAGTGATTCAAAAGCACAAACAGACGCTCAAGCGCAGGAGTGAGAGCATGCTCTTCTATAACACTCGACACGGAGAGAAAATTCTCTTCTCTGAGCATTATGTCAATCTCTTGCTTGTGAAGGGACATCACAGCCTTGAAGTAAAAAAGCATGAGATTCTGGCCTTTGGGCAGCAGCGGATTTCACTACAGCACCAAGCACCGGAGCAGAGAGTGATCAAACCGGCACAGCTGTTTTCTGATATGGCTGCCAGTCAACCTGCAAAAAAGATACTAGTTACGGGAGTGGCTGGCATTGGCAAAACAGTCTTGGTCCAGAAAATCCTGTGTGACTTTGGAAACAACCAGGGATATTTCAACTTTGACTTCGTGATCCACCTGACCTTCAGGGACCTGAATTTGATCAGCAAACCCATAAGCCTCAGAGAGCTGGTTCTACGCAAGAATGGGTACCTAGCTAAAGAGTTGGATAACATATTTGCCAATGATGACAAGCTGCTGTTTGTGCTGGACGGATTTGATGAGTTTAAACACTACAGGGGGTGTGATGTGGAGGAATTTGTAacagaggaggatgaggagggagagGTAGTGCAGATCTTTGCAAGTCTAATGCAAGGGGAGCTCCTTCCAGAGGCCTCTGTAGTCCTTACCAGCAGACCAACAGCCGTCAGCTACATCCCCATTGGCTGCATTGACTGCTTTGCCCTCATCACTGGATTTTCTATGGCCGAAATCAGGGATTTCTTCCTAAAGTACTTCCAGGAGGAAGGTCTGGCACTCAGAATGTTTGAAGTAGTCAGGGCCAATGAACTGATGTTGACGTTGTGCTTCATACCAGGCTTCTGCTACATTGTGTGCAGCATTCTGAGGGACAGTGATGGCTTCTCAGGCAGGAGCCCCAAGACCATGACAGATATCTACACACAGTACCTGGTGGCCTTGCTTCGGTCCCACACTCAAAACAGGGCAGGATCAGCTCATGACGTCAGTGCTGAAGAGGAATGCCTGGAACAGCTATCAGATACTGTGCTAAGCCTAGGCCGACTGGCCTACCAGAAGCTACTGGCCCACGAGACTCTCTTCTACAGCCGCACCTCTGAAGTGCGGCAGCTGGCTGGCAACAACCTGGTCAGCACCTTCCTGGATAAGACATCGATCCAAGAGCCAGGCTGCAATGAGGACGTGTACTCCTTCACGCACTTCACCGTCCAGGAGTTCTTTGCCGCCCTCTACTACGTGCTGGAGGAGCACCCTTCCCCAGACATCCTGGAGGCCGAGGTGAATCTCGGGCGAGAGGCAAGCACAGGATATCTGGACCTGTTCAGAAGGTTTCTCTCCGGTCTGCTCTCCGAGCGGAACCAGCAACTGCTCTCCCGGCACGTGCGGATGGGGACGAGCCGCAAAGCAGAGTCCTACCTGCCCAGGCTGCTCAGAGACATCCAGAGCCTGTGTGAAAATGGAGCCTTCATTCTGAACCACCTGCACTGCTTCTTTGAGCAGCAGGACGTCACCCTGGCCCAAGCGCTACATCCCATGGACCTGCGCATTAATGTCAGTGATGACAACCTCTCCCCCATGGACTATGGAGTTATCAAGTACTTCCTGAACCTAATGTATGGGAATATTTCAGAGCTGGACCTAACTGGGACCAACTTAAACACTGAGTCTATGACGGCTCTAAAGCCCTACCTGTTCAGGTGTCAGAAACTATG gcTCGGAGAGAACAATCTTGAcattgaagcaatgcagattctGGCTGAAGTATTACAGTCTACAAATAATATGATGCACCTTGG TCTAGGATGGACAAACATTGGTGACGAGGAGTTGCTGGTTCTAGCTGATGCCttaaaaacaaatcaagcaCTGCAGGGGCTATG GCTCGAAGGAAACAACATAACCTTCCGAGGTCTGTCAGCATTAACTGATTTCCCCCAGTTTTCTTTGCATAAAGTCAT TGTCATTTGGAACAATTTAAGTGAGGAGGAGGCtgaaaaactcaacagcatCTGCCATAGAGAGTGCTTCATTGCAGGCTTCACAAAAGACAACACGTGGGAAGGTTGGGGTGATTGGGTCCTTCAAAGGTGTCAGGTCAGCAACAATGAGAAGCTGGTGACTTTTCTGAACAAGGTCTGCAACATTCCCATTTACTGCATGGAAATCGGCTGGGTGGAGAGGTTTTACAGGAAACTGACAGAAATGATCAGGGCCAGGATCGATCTGTGCAGTGAAGAGGATGTACGACGAAAACTGGTGAAGTTTCTGGACATTTTGGACTTGTGA
- the LOC118232277 gene encoding ADAMTS-like protein 1, with protein MSRAVSCTHLQSRENNRTVVVSDGKCRQPKPNPVQACNRFDCPPMWELKDWGQCSRSCGGGMQRREVLCKQRLADGSVLELPDTFCPSPTPPTLQACDKRECPPRWVPTEWSQCSATCGEGTQRLALVCRKQEENGEYRTLAPAACAAFPEPTTVRACSLGTCAKNFKPGGTKLGPSILAQRKVYIQWRKEKKLQLIMGGYAYLLPRTSVFIRCPVRRFRKGQIRWLKDGKALLSQPHLFVTALGYIKIQHLRTSHAGVYTCAAGQAQENLVLKVIGSKQKLAVPEGSLWLTEGEGKAPPGGLDLRLSFGKYDGIVQRLLELKGAAREGPDSRELLDSAEKNASTLEEDSAGEAWVPQTLVMETWRLDEIIRNLSLHPHAQQALHSDQLLTQLLVELSKNHGESNESTLLHPSRSSSESSTQSSKSKTSPDITQSRGSTGPHREHPRAPAILQKTLSQEKEQSPLEVVAYVGKPVFLPRQTISVELRCEAVGTPEPAITWTKDGIELLYSSRVGRLPGGSLRILAPRETDAGLYACTARNHAGSASLSSSLRITEPPQPAPDDPLWTALARAAEPGVHTLLMTSNHTRTTLQTGTTALIGCPVTGHPRPTVSWFLNRQTLSQIAGVAHQLLAENQVLRLPNITRTLRGEVSCSAENNAGTLELRMSLDVQGVKAPGLKCLLDGVEGNHSLCRDKKNATQSTAACQGQHCPPRWQASPWSPCSISCGGGVQVRRVYCQRGTQEEDSCVGAGRRPPHTQLCSAMPCVEWATSAWGTCHGRCVGHRQATQHRQMFCQDRNGTRVAHAECSSLPRPGAYRNCSTEACALQWRVGPWTQCTSTCGSHGFQSRRVSCTHQRTGKTARDVNCAWRPRPSSWQRCNILPCARGECRDSTRYCEKVRQLELCSLAQFKARCCESCRDS; from the exons ATGAGCCGGGCCGTGTCCTGCACCCACCTCCAGTCCCGGGAGAACAACCGCACGGTCGTCGTGAGCGATGGCAAGTGCCGCCAGCCCAAACCCAACCCGGTCCAGGCCTGCAACCGATTTGACTGCCCGCCCATGTGGGAGCTGAAGGACTGGGGGCAG TGTTCCCGTAGCTGCGGAGGTGGCATGCAAAGAAGGGAGGTCCTCTGCAAGCAGCGTCTCGCGGACGGCAGCGTTCTGGAGCTGCCCGACACCTTCTGTCCCTCGCCGACCCCGCCTACCCTCCAGGCCTGTGACAAGAGAGAGTGTCCCCCAAGATGGGTCCCTACAGAGTGGTCCCAG TGCTCAGCCACCTGTGGGGAGGGGACCCAGAGACTGGCGCTGGTgtgcaggaagcaggaagagaACGGGGAGTACCGCACCCTGGCCCCAGCGGCCTGCGCCGCTTTCCCCGAGCCCACGACCGTCCGAGCGTGCTCCCTGGGAACCTGCGCGA AGAATTTCAAGCCTGGAGGCACTAAACTGGGTCCAAGCATCCTGGCTCAGAGGAAGGTCTACATCCAGTGGCGGAAGGAGAAGAAGCTGCAGCTCATTATGGGGGGGTACGCCTACCTCCTCCCCAGGACCTCCGTGTTCATCCGCTGCCCCGTCAGGCGCTTCCGCAAGGGCCAGATCCGGTGGCTCAAGGACGGGAAGGCCCTCCTCAGCCAGCCCCACCTTTTTGTTACCGCGCTAGGCTACATAAAAATCCAGCACCTCAGGACCTCCCACGCAGGGGTGTACACCTGCGCAGCGGGCCAGGCCCAGGAGAACCTGGTCCTCAAGGTCATCGGCAGCAAGCAGAAGTTGGCAGTCCCGGAGGGGAGCCTGTggctgacagagggagaggggaaagccCCTCCGGGGGGCCTGGACCTGCGGCTCTCCTTCGGCAAGTACGACGGCATCGTCCAGCGCCTGCTGGAACTGAAGGGGGCCGCCAGGGAGGGCCCAGACTCCAGAGAGCTGCTGGACTCGGCTGAGAAGAACGCCTCCACCTTGGAGGAGGACAGCGCCGGGGAGGCCTGGGTCCCCCAGACACTGGTCATGGAGACGTGGAGGCTGGACGAGATCATCAGGAACCTGTCGCTCCATCCCCATGCCCAGCAGGCCCTGCACAGTGACCAGCTCCTGACCCAGCTGCTGGTGGAGCTCTCCAAGAACCACGGCGAGAGCAATGAGTCCACCCTGCTCCACCCCAGCAGGTCCTCCTCTGAGTCCTCTACCcagagctccaaatccaaaacCAGCCCAGACATCACCCAGTCTAGGGGCTCCACGGGGCCCCACAGGGAACATCCTAGAGCCCCGGCCATCTTGCAGAAAACCCTGAGCCAGGAAAAGGAACAGTCCCCCTTGGAGGTTGTGGCCTACGTGGGCAAGCCAGTCTTCCTGCCTAGACAGACCATCAGTGTGGAGCTTCGGTGTGAGGCGGTTGGCACCCCCGAGCCTGCCATCACCTGGACGAAGGATGGGATAGAGCTTCTGTATAGCAGCAG AGTAGGCAGGCTGCCAGGGGGCTCCCTGAGAATCCTGGCTCCGCGCGAGACTGACGCGGGCCTGTACGCGTGCACCGCCAGGAACCACGCCGGCTCCGCCTCCCTGTCTTCTTCGCTGAGGATCACAG AGCCACCACAGCCTGCTCCGGATGACCCCCTCTGGACTGCCCTGGCCCGTGCAGCAGAACCTGGTGTCCACACTCTCCTGATGACCAGCAATCATACCAGAACCACTCTGCAGACCGGCACCACTGCCCTCATTG GCTGCCCCGTTACGGGTCACCCCAGACCCACGGTGTCCTGGTTCCTGAACAGGCAAACCCTGTCCCAGATTGCAGGAGTGGCTCATCAGCTGTTGGCGGAGAACCAGGTCCTGCGCCTACCAAACATCACCCGAACCCTGAGGGGCGAAGTCAGCTGCAGCGCGGAGAACAATGCTGGGACACTGGAGCTGAGGATGTCCCTGGATGTACAAG GGGTCAAGGCCCCAGGGCTGAAGTGTCTGCTGGACGGTGTTGAGGGGAACCACTCGCTGTGCCGAGACAAGAAAAACGCCACGCAGAGTACAGCGGCCTGCCAAGGACAACACTGCCCCCCTAG GTGGCAGGCGTCCCCCTGGTCTCCTTGCTCCATCAGCTGTGGGGGAGGTGTGCAGGTACGCAGGGTGTATTGCCAGAGGGGCACCCAAGAGGAGGACAGCtgtgtgggggcagggaggagacccccccacacccagctGTGTAGTGCCATGCCCTGTGTGGAGTGGGCAACGTCTGCTTGGGGCACG TGCCACGGACGCTGTGTGGGACACCGTCAGGCCACGCAGCACAGGCAGATGTTCTGCCAGGACAGGAACGGCACCAGAGTCGCCCACGCCGAGTGCAGCTCTCTACCCAG GCCGGGGGCCTACAGGAACTGCTCCACGGAGGCCTGTGCGCTGCAGTGGCGGGTGGGACCCTGGACACAGTGCACCTCCACCTGCGGCAGCCACGGCTTCCAGTCCCGCCGCGTGTCCTGCACCCACCAGCGGACCGGCAAGACCGCCCGGGACGTTAACTGCGCctggaggccccgcccctccagctGGCAGCGCTGCAACATCCTGCCCTGTGCCCGGG ggGAGTGCAGAGACAGCACCAGGTACTGTGAGAAGGTCCGGCAGCTGGAGCTCTGCTCACTAGCCCAGTTCAAAGCTCGGTGCTGCGAGTCCTGTCGGGACAGCTGA